The following proteins are co-located in the Panthera uncia isolate 11264 chromosome F1, Puncia_PCG_1.0, whole genome shotgun sequence genome:
- the FAM72A gene encoding protein FAM72A isoform X1, with protein sequence MSTSSCSFEDRCVSILCCKFCKQVLSSRGMKAVLLADTEIDLFSTDIPPTNAVDFIGRCYFTEICKCKLKDIACLKCGNIVGYHVIVPCCSCLLSCNNGHFWMFHSQAVYDINRLDATGVNFLLWGNLPEIEENTDEDTLDISAEECIR encoded by the exons ATGTCTACCAGCAGTTGTAGTTTCGAGGACCGGTGCGTGTCCATCCTGTGTTGCAAATTCTGTAAACAAGTGCTCAGCTCTAGGGGAATGAAGGCTGTTTTGCTGGCTGATACTGAAATAGACCTTTTCTCTACAGACATCCCTCCTACCAA TGCAGTGGACTTCATTGGAAGATGCTATTTCACTGAAATCTGCAAATGTAAACTGAAAGACATCGCatgtttaaaatg tggGAACATTGTAGGTTATCATGTGATTGTTCCCTGTtgttcctgccttctttcctgcAACAATGGACACTTCTGGATGTTTCACAGCCAGGCAGTTTATGATATTAACAGACTAGACGCTACCG GTGTCAACTTCCTACTTTGGGGCAACTTGCCAGAGATAGAAGAGAATACAGATGAAGACACATTAGATATCTCAGCAGAGGAGTGCATTCGATGA
- the FAM72A gene encoding protein FAM72A isoform X2, with amino-acid sequence MSTSSCSFEDRCVSILCCKFCKQVLSSRGMKAVLLADTEIDLFSTDIPPTNAVDFIGRCYFTEICKCKLKDIACLKWCQLPTLGQLARDRREYR; translated from the exons ATGTCTACCAGCAGTTGTAGTTTCGAGGACCGGTGCGTGTCCATCCTGTGTTGCAAATTCTGTAAACAAGTGCTCAGCTCTAGGGGAATGAAGGCTGTTTTGCTGGCTGATACTGAAATAGACCTTTTCTCTACAGACATCCCTCCTACCAA TGCAGTGGACTTCATTGGAAGATGCTATTTCACTGAAATCTGCAAATGTAAACTGAAAGACATCGCatgtttaaaatg GTGTCAACTTCCTACTTTGGGGCAACTTGCCAGAGATAGAAGAGAATACAGATGA